A stretch of DNA from Micromonospora sp. WMMD1155:
CAACGCCGGATACCGGACGATCACCTACGATCGGCGCGGTTTCGGTAACTCCGCCCAGCCGACGTTCGGGTACGACTACAACACGTTCGCCGCGGACCTGGACGTGCTGATGACCGAGCTGGACCTCAACGACGCGACCCTCGTCGGCCACTCGATGGGCACCGGCGAGGTCATCCGCTACCTGGGCAACTACGGCTCGCAGCGAGTGAGCCGTGCCGTGGTGCTCAGCCCGCTGCAACCGATGCTGGCCAAGGCGAAGGACAACCCGGAGGGCGTCGACACGAGCCTGTTCAAGGGCTTCCAGCAGGCCATCATGAAGGACCGGTTCGCCTACCTGACCCAGTTCTGCGACGCGTTCTTCAACTACAGCGAGAACAAGGGCAAGCTGGTCAGCGAGGAGGCGTACCGGGCGCACTGGCAGATCGGTGCGATGGCGTCGGCGAAGGGCACCTACGACAGCGTGGACGCCTGGCAGGAGGACTTCCGCCCCGACCTGCCGAAGATCAACATTCCGGTGCTGATCGTGCAGGGCGACAAGGACAACGTGCTGCCCTACCCGGTGACCGGCCAGCGACTCGGGCCGATGATGCCGACCGCCCAGCTCGTCACGCTCAAGGGCGCGCCGCACGGTCTGCCGTGGACCAACGCCGACGACATCAACAAGGCCATCATGGACTTCATGAAGCAGCCGGCCAAGGCTCGCGCCTGACCCGTCCCGGTAGCCGATCGGACACCAGCGCCGTGAGGCGCTACGACACCCGGCCCACGGTTCGCACCGGGGCCGGGTGTCGTCGCCGGTCAGGCCCGCCGGGCGACCACCGCACCGTTGGCGCCCGGGGCGTCGAAGGGCACCGTCCGCACGTCGACGAAGCCGGCGTCGGTGAGCCAGGCGGCGTACTCGGCGCCGGAGTAGTTCCGACCACCCTCGGTCTCGACCAGCATGTTCATCCCCATCAGGGCCGCCTCCGGTGGCCCGGTGCGCTCGTCGTTGAGCAGCAGCTCGCAGACGACGATCGCCCCGCCGG
This window harbors:
- a CDS encoding alpha/beta hydrolase; the protein is MPFITVGTENSAPIDLYYEDHGSGKPVVLIHGFPFNGATWEKTTTALLNAGYRTITYDRRGFGNSAQPTFGYDYNTFAADLDVLMTELDLNDATLVGHSMGTGEVIRYLGNYGSQRVSRAVVLSPLQPMLAKAKDNPEGVDTSLFKGFQQAIMKDRFAYLTQFCDAFFNYSENKGKLVSEEAYRAHWQIGAMASAKGTYDSVDAWQEDFRPDLPKINIPVLIVQGDKDNVLPYPVTGQRLGPMMPTAQLVTLKGAPHGLPWTNADDINKAIMDFMKQPAKARA